A genomic window from Panthera tigris isolate Pti1 chromosome B4, P.tigris_Pti1_mat1.1, whole genome shotgun sequence includes:
- the ART4 gene encoding ecto-ADP-ribosyltransferase 4 isoform X1: MKPQQQRSTFNTNKYHPLTNRCRRTLFPTTPTAPVLRIWLLPKQLPLLMLFSALQTPSWSSEVAININFDLAPNSFDDQYQGCSQQVMEKLSQGDYFTKEIETRRNYYRVWSNAYLTWFNQAKDLPKNINITHAVAISVYTSNNSIRTDFIRAMASATRTPRQYKHSFHFKYLHYYLTSAIQLLRKEIVGKNNSLCYEVHHEMKGINLEAYRGATIRFGQFLSTSLQKEDTQQSENQTLFTIFTCLGAPVEEVSVKKEVLVPPYELFKVVNMSYNPRGNWLQLQSAGNQSTYNCQLLKASSKKYNPAPMVIASLSFLTSVVISSKSRV; this comes from the exons ATGAAGCCGCAACAGCAAAGAAGTACTTTTAACACAAACAAATACCATCCATTGACCAACAGATGCAGGAGGACTCTTTTCCCAACTACTCCTACAGCCCCTGTGCTGAGAATCTGGCTCCTTCCAAAGCAGCTTCCTCTCCTGATGCTGTTCTCTGCCTTGCAGACACCCTCCTGGAGTTCTGAG gtTGCCATTAACATCAACTTTGACTTGGCACCAAATTCCTTTGATGATCAGTACCAAGGATGCAGCCAGCAGGTCATGGAGAAGCTAAGTCAAGGGgattatttcacaaaagaaatagaaacacgTAGAAATTACTACAGGGTCTGGAGTAATGCCTATTTAACCTGGTTCAACCAAGCAAAAGATCTCCCCAAGAACATTAATATTACGCATGCTGTGGCCATCTCAGTTTATACATCAAACAATAGCATTCGCACAGACTTCATCAGAGCCATGGCCAGTGCTACTAGGACTCCACGGCAGTATAAACATTCATTCCATTTCAAATACCTACACTACTACCTGACCTCAGCAATCCAGCTGCTAAGGAAAGAGATAGTCGGGAAGAATAACTCATTGTGTTATGAGGTGCATCATGAGATGAAGGGTATCAATCTGGAAGCCTACAGAGGTGCCACCATCCGATTTGGCCAattcctctccacctccctccaaAAAGAAGACACACAGCAGTCTGAAAACCAAACTCTATTTACCATATTCACCTGTCTGGGTGCACCTGTAGAAGAAGTCTCTGTCAAGAAGGAGGTCCTGGTCCCTCCCTATGAGTTGTTCAAAGTTGTAAATATGAGCTACAACCCAAGAGGAAATTGGTTGCAATTGCAGTCAGCTGGGAACCAGAGCACATATAACTGTCAGCTACTAAAAG ctTCCAGCAAAAAGTACAACCCAGCTCCCATGGTTattgcttctctctccttcttgacCAGTGTCGTCATCTCTTCTAAAAGTAGAGTATAA
- the CB4H12orf60 gene encoding uncharacterized protein C12orf60 homolog, producing the protein MSSESEKDRDKLVQAAQKFFFHMQDLASFTNILIELFNCSMNTQINHMTVKEDDNVKDVFEQMFKILKEMQSVLEAKYDQMQKEPLCSQIATAVCSIVEKNTNVKELHQSAKEMFKNVHTPVIVSVLNSSNILGSLESSVSPLMKYPIMNLRLSDLYRKDTKEQSDAITSEKSTSPGPPQISTIDTLKKLQGAPKSEQTKNTIKSTADQLEQIVKALLPILEVLQKVISTMETKTPVPKKTNDQ; encoded by the coding sequence atgtcttcagaATCAGAAAAGGATAGAGACAAGCTGGTTCAAGCTGCCCAAAAGTTCTTCTTTCATATGCAAGATCTTGCTTCCTTCACTAACATACTTATTGAATTGTTTAACTGCAGTATGAATACTCAGATCAACCACATGACTGTGAAAGAAGATGATAATGTTAAGGATGTCTTTGAACAAATgttcaaaattttaaaggagatGCAATCTGTACTGGAGGCAAAGTATGACCAAATGCAAAAGGAACCTTTATGTTCCCAGATTGCAACAGCTGTTTGTTCCATAGTTGAGAAGAACACCAATGTAAAGGAGTTGCATCAGTCAGCtaaagaaatgttcaaaaatgTCCACACACCAGTCATTGTCTCTGTGCTGAATAGTAGTAACATCCTGGGGAGTTTAGAATCTTCTGTCTCACCCTTGATGAAATATCCCATCATGAATCTTCGGTTAAGTGACCTCTATAGAAAAGACACCAAGGAGCAATCAGATGCCATCACATCTGAGAAAAGCACAAGTCCAGGGCCACCCCAAATCAGTACAATAGACACCTTGAAGAAGTTGCAGGGTGCGCCGAAAAGTGAGCAAACCAAGAATACCATCAAGTCCACTGCAGATCAGCTGGAGCAAATTGTCAAAGCTTTGCTACCAATCTTAGAGGTCCTCCAAAAAGTCATAAGCACTATGGAAACCAAGACACCCGTGCCTAAGAAGACCAATGACCAGTAG
- the ART4 gene encoding ecto-ADP-ribosyltransferase 4 isoform X2 yields the protein MVAININFDLAPNSFDDQYQGCSQQVMEKLSQGDYFTKEIETRRNYYRVWSNAYLTWFNQAKDLPKNINITHAVAISVYTSNNSIRTDFIRAMASATRTPRQYKHSFHFKYLHYYLTSAIQLLRKEIVGKNNSLCYEVHHEMKGINLEAYRGATIRFGQFLSTSLQKEDTQQSENQTLFTIFTCLGAPVEEVSVKKEVLVPPYELFKVVNMSYNPRGNWLQLQSAGNQSTYNCQLLKASSKKYNPAPMVIASLSFLTSVVISSKSRV from the exons ATG gtTGCCATTAACATCAACTTTGACTTGGCACCAAATTCCTTTGATGATCAGTACCAAGGATGCAGCCAGCAGGTCATGGAGAAGCTAAGTCAAGGGgattatttcacaaaagaaatagaaacacgTAGAAATTACTACAGGGTCTGGAGTAATGCCTATTTAACCTGGTTCAACCAAGCAAAAGATCTCCCCAAGAACATTAATATTACGCATGCTGTGGCCATCTCAGTTTATACATCAAACAATAGCATTCGCACAGACTTCATCAGAGCCATGGCCAGTGCTACTAGGACTCCACGGCAGTATAAACATTCATTCCATTTCAAATACCTACACTACTACCTGACCTCAGCAATCCAGCTGCTAAGGAAAGAGATAGTCGGGAAGAATAACTCATTGTGTTATGAGGTGCATCATGAGATGAAGGGTATCAATCTGGAAGCCTACAGAGGTGCCACCATCCGATTTGGCCAattcctctccacctccctccaaAAAGAAGACACACAGCAGTCTGAAAACCAAACTCTATTTACCATATTCACCTGTCTGGGTGCACCTGTAGAAGAAGTCTCTGTCAAGAAGGAGGTCCTGGTCCCTCCCTATGAGTTGTTCAAAGTTGTAAATATGAGCTACAACCCAAGAGGAAATTGGTTGCAATTGCAGTCAGCTGGGAACCAGAGCACATATAACTGTCAGCTACTAAAAG ctTCCAGCAAAAAGTACAACCCAGCTCCCATGGTTattgcttctctctccttcttgacCAGTGTCGTCATCTCTTCTAAAAGTAGAGTATAA